In Armatimonadota bacterium, the sequence TGGGTAATTTTGGGCCAATAAAATTCGGCTCATGGAGTTGAATGATTACCTGGCCGAGTGCTATAATCCCTGATACTACAGACCTCGTTTCTTTCTACTTTTTAGCTCACACGACGGGTGAATGGTTTGACCGATAAACAGCTTCAACTAGGTGAAGACGACGCTTTTCTTGCACTGCAGCACGCATGGCAGCATGCTCTGGAAGTGCTGGAGGAGCAGGTCAACAGGCCGTCGTTCGAAAGCTGGATAAAGACGGCCCGCCCCCTGTCCATAGACGGGAGCCTGGTAAAGATAGCTACAAACAGCCGGTTTGCAAAACACTGGCTGGAGAGCAAGCATATTGGGCTCATCAAAGAAATTCTCGAGGCCGACATGGGCACAAGCCTCAGTGTGCGTGTAGAGCTTGTTGAGAGCAACGAGCCTGTCCTGTTGGCTGAGAAACTCCCCACCAAACCAAAGCCGCATCCCAAAGAAGAAGACGAGCCTATATCACTGCCGATCAACAATCAATACAATTTCGAAAACTTTGTGGTCGGCCCGACAAACAGGCTGGCGCATGCATGCGCGATGGCGATTGCCGAAAGCCCCGGCAGGACATACAACCCGCTTTTCGTATATGGCGGACCGGGGTTGGGCAAAACGCATCTGATGCACGCTCTGGGCCAGGCGGCTATGACCAACTTCCCCGGTATGAAGGTAGCGTATGTCTCCGGCGAGGCATTTACTTACCACTATGTAAACTCGCTTCGTGAGCACAAGGCGGCTGAGTTCAGGCGCAGGTATCGCAGCATAGACTTATGGCTGGTGGACGATATTCAGTTCTTGGTGGGCAAAGAACGCACCGAGGAAGAGTTTTTCCACACGTACAATGCTATCTATGAGATGGGCAATCAGATCGTGCTCACCAGCGACCGCGCCCCCAAGGACCTGAAACTCGACACAAGGCTCCTTTCGCGGTTCGAGTGCGGAATGATCGCGGATATAGCTCCGCCGGACCTCGAGACTCGAATGGCAATTTTGGAGACAAAAGCCGAGTATGAGCATATTGCTCTTTCCAACGATGTGATCTTGTATATAGCCAAACTTATAACCTCCAACGTGCGAAGGCTCGAAAGCGCGCTTATACAGCTTCATGCCTATGCGTCACTTATGAAGACATCGGTCACCCCCACTCTGGCAGAGGAGGTGCTGAGCAAGCACTTCGGGGAGACGGCGGCGCCCGTTATAGATGCTCAGAAGGTGCAGCTTGAAGTAGTAAACAAGTTCAATGTCGATTTGAGTGATCTCAAAGGCAAATGCCGGAGCGCGGACATAGTTTTACCCAGGCAGATCGCGATGTATCTTATGCGTGAGCTTACCGATTATTCTCTTCCATCGATAGGAAAAGCTTTCGGCGGACGTGACCACTCTACCGTGCTTCATGCATGCAAGAAAATAGAGGAAAAGATGGCTGAGGATAAAAACTTCAATATGCTTGTTACGGAACTTGCGCGCCAAATCAAG encodes:
- the dnaA gene encoding chromosomal replication initiator protein DnaA, producing the protein MTDKQLQLGEDDAFLALQHAWQHALEVLEEQVNRPSFESWIKTARPLSIDGSLVKIATNSRFAKHWLESKHIGLIKEILEADMGTSLSVRVELVESNEPVLLAEKLPTKPKPHPKEEDEPISLPINNQYNFENFVVGPTNRLAHACAMAIAESPGRTYNPLFVYGGPGLGKTHLMHALGQAAMTNFPGMKVAYVSGEAFTYHYVNSLREHKAAEFRRRYRSIDLWLVDDIQFLVGKERTEEEFFHTYNAIYEMGNQIVLTSDRAPKDLKLDTRLLSRFECGMIADIAPPDLETRMAILETKAEYEHIALSNDVILYIAKLITSNVRRLESALIQLHAYASLMKTSVTPTLAEEVLSKHFGETAAPVIDAQKVQLEVVNKFNVDLSDLKGKCRSADIVLPRQIAMYLMRELTDYSLPSIGKAFGGRDHSTVLHACKKIEEKMAEDKNFNMLVTELARQIKMGKSC